A section of the Drosophila sechellia strain sech25 chromosome 3L, ASM438219v1, whole genome shotgun sequence genome encodes:
- the LOC6611051 gene encoding PHD finger protein rhinoceros: MVSTFIGLLDIQSWWEIPCISHFCSLFSSAFDLPDIDIEDLESALLSDGTSDEDQVALVPELIVRLLKGCDALQTVAKEITHSNYQMFLRRFLRQQCRLHQTENHFDTDIDFQSLPVRKRLHILHDLCHFRLDSVDVQVILSNLEADSLRVEPLGYDAKNSGYWYFYGTRLYREDKATGGAASSSSGSGSGGAGASTGGASNSKGIGSNGTVWQVICFTEEDWQNLAAKFKTSTNAKERELFNILDDNFLPKLPQLFRERERLRRRKLLQVRNSSRIRNIAELKARQEEERQRRERENLYQDRQNAHWLAPPQQQQQQQQQQQQQQQQQQQQQQQSQQRTRRRSQSTSTASGISTYASSLRRTTTTNSSEFLCHRETFCLSPENDEDDDDDEALDAEQHSDQPEQQRRQQEEQPPEEEQRQEPEELLAVSATDDDFRSPEAPKSQTPAELKSKSSHHHHHHHHKKKKSGKKQKKRHHRDKDRERDREHHHHHRRRHKHASEADEGEDDNNNHNSNSNSNSNTNSTSSNNSVQPKRRRSGQQQHQQQAETAEPSTSLSPEDKENFCRQLQLLDTNSAAIAVATSIADLSLPSPVAHESETEQDEQVDQPAVVEAQQPAVTSAMAPAANVKLPGRQTNNSLSSLTGNIFIPSGSVQHQQQQSQEPPSSSSSSQSGTTTTASTVRSKKQKAVLNSSGSSSTSKMADKADRNLSKTETTGKSKKSAADSSASSSSSKAERISGAYSDKSGDDHVNSSNRSTTNNNSSLNNNNNHKHASHHSHNNNNNNSNSHSTTTSATTTATTTTSQGYHYNSNHNHNQNHHNSHSHHTHHHHHHHHHTTNNHSNKHKTKSHHSLAHNNNNNNHTTNPKSTSLLHPVTTNNNSTYNSSNHANILSFTETEEVLQIGMHKVLVYVKNHRDAWPFVDPVEEDIAPRYYSIIRRPMDLLKMEDKLDSGEYHKFSEFRNDFRLIVNNCRLYNGHNNEYTEMVNNLQDAFEKATKKYFDNLSDDEDDDPNLSYPAADSKMNVFREKYFSKKAKEETEKDAPGRPASSAEEDLSEIEAEAPQKAQKRKRKEKDKRRKKKIKSKVDVETDDEDMEAEREPTPPLPPPPPTSKKSKTSKTGKEKEKDKEKEKDKEKDKETSSFKRGRKTKSDKAASKSSKKTKKGAKKSSADSDPESDPSDSRESEDYSDDDHISLAKTKSLAKPTARTIAAQKKKSVPAESKVKMPTPVKRQVKGKGKGGRKAKDDSLDSDQSDVNVKKQLPPTAAAALAESAAELEEDPDDPPHDEDEDEDSSRSRSMSPFKVDLHKKYSKSALNDDLSELLTTVKKVPTAETTKLSARHQDEADEERSSRESDGDFKSLSNSRASSEERPPVAKKAKKPESSKKEKEKKGRDKDRDRDKEKDKDKDKSRSAKDKKTKDESPVPAAVADVAAVVQTELDMLLPFMDKYDVIKYRRSRAAFSSSSASNSLAPSEDSKSASTKSNRENKKASARREKSSDAVENKRGRKSKDQKRSKESEKAEKSDKASKADTEKHSEKSKKKEEPQKVVEKAPREKSPVPVSALETIKEPPAPAPIATSASGKVKEAPAKKEPKKRPDKQMPPPPKPADKASEKGSGKKTSSKKAAQKAGQPQTNNNTNLEALDVETEQTLKDINRWLEHTPRFTEFSSASNSPSRYNLLDDFDSGIGSKLDAADFRRPVALAAPKAELVPTKLAEALNELVSEPKEAVSKSESESVAPTPSSVSSSCGTPPHSMHSGNSIGSTSATAASSSNCSNNSMPTPQPVAVTPTPTPAPPPLLSIPKPKEHSTTQLILNPPPPPHIKQQLAKEAKRKSLKEKQAAQAAQVQHVKAKANVMRTIDRLQPGKAKGNLLQNVVAGKSTEEGGDSHAGVNPVTTKVKELKNALITETCEGAPKLSLGTVLKTQDFSLGKSLEEMSGKKDANEDDLPNKETKPENISTPTTPSTEAPKPFEALHELSKKGKSSESSKSEANQKEKPNLSAWIKAFGGPKVSKKSEDEEKQQTAVQDLQGDSKVAPPAHSPAGDNFSLPTVMRQRKPSTGSTNSERSSFSQDPDSPRIAIDERYGSYAAGSYTSPIGASPIGASPIMVSPKPNDDMSKPASPYPLNGAIKVGFYQDTTTKSSPDKSCSPREMNSPYPQYSQHIYSSASSPNVSTPDMSGTSPYGGGNSYNPSGSEASKTPAYSSTSPLPIYDQYKQPRSQESDYNSSMSPSTPNPHSPYQQPQTSPYTTPQQSQSTHPSPYHGQSPYHQQQHSPYHPPAAQQQQQSSQPSHSPAAHQQALSPMHSVESPASSAATQPPTPLAQSPAEQQHSPYQQPVLSPYQQPQQQVQPPVVPPVQPSAGAQATTALGNNGYAPTHDSYQQLQQQQRSLYNPATLINPLSTAASSTASITKPNNDWSLNRSLLPPSITNTVNQAAQQQQQQQQQAGQLQQQPQMQAAQQQLQSTPQQQQQQLQATPQQQQLQGSQQQQQQQQQQQLQTSQQQQQQVLGHQQQHKPKYPTYAQYQSTNAAANAAAAADAVDNLQQQQQQKIAPPTYGSDMATFMQHQMQQPPKTDTLINPLKRPGEEIGMDYSGNAANKMQKREEPPAQQQQQQQQQQPTQNQTQSLLNKQQQMFNSFLGSMAFGKPIGNIAPDKAFEMYNRAAAMGFPKDFAKDNSCQLQQQQQQQQSPQVTTNKQQANQQTQQQPQQQQSQQSQPHLTQLQTALSQNYQQQHQQQQTQAQKLPQQQQQQPPQQLNYQQQQAQLNHNYTAQQQATAVPDKPPAAQSTVAAAVSESSTNMMNLPSTAHQHHLSQTHHLAAYNKPTPPPPQTYSNPLMQSMLGYAGNYFDKAMPPAAHMYSASSSAASAYGNPAQQLPGNYVPGNNNPAHQQQQQPQQQQQQQAPVVPPAEVKAPAKRGRKKKAATIAAEAAAAAAKQQQQQQQQQQQQAQQQQQVAAQQQHQQQQVSAQQQQQQHQQVAAQQQQHQAMPQYNMPQSMASAAAATNNQLQAHAQALQQGFQLYAGLKSGGVSSPVGGSAATPVNSGSTTNQTAADAAAISLKTSTGGMVPGSAFNFAPTPGTLGLYGDQAAAASSYLDQFRDAPNHYYMPPAPAHSGAAANPTGNAADKGQNPLNTAAGSYPFLAAAHPSSRAAAAAAAYPFADPNSQLYQQYLRRDDFHTRMIFNQSLLGGPAAAAAAAGYGQPPPPPSAYQRAALGMPKPYDINRQSWF, encoded by the exons ATGGTTTCTACTTTCATTGGACTATTAG ACATTCAATCATGGTGGGAGATACCGTGTATTTCGCATTTCTGTTCATTGTTTAGTTCCGCCTTTGATCTGCCCGACATCGACATCGAG GACCTCGAATCGGCGCTGCTCTCCGATGGTACCAGCGATGAGGATCAGGTCGCCCTAGTGCCCGAGTTAATTGTGCGCCTGCTCAAGGGCTGCGATGCGCTACAGACGGTAGCCAAGGAAATCACACACAGCAACTATCAGATGTTCTTGCGTCGCTTCCTGCGCCAACAGTGTCGCCTGCACCAGACCGAGAACCACTTCGACACGGACATTGACTTCCAGTCGCTGCCCGTGCGCAAGCGCCTGCACATCCTGCACGATCTGTGCCACTTTCGCCTGGACTCCGTCGATGTGCAGGTCATCCTCAGCAATCTAGAGGCGGACAGCCTGCGCGTGGAGCCTCTGGGCTACGACGCCAAGAACTCCGGCTACTGGTACTTCTACGGCACGCGACTATATCGGGAGGACAAAGCCACAGGTGGAGCGGCCTCCTCCAGTTCGGGTTCGGGATCAGGTGGCGCCGGAGCCTCAACTGGCGGAGCATCCAACAGCAAGGGCATCGGCAGCAACGGCACAGTTTGGCAAGTGATCTGCTTCACGGAAGAGGACTGGCAAAACTTGGCTGCCAAGTTTAAGACCTCGACGAACGCCAAGGAGCGCGAACTCTTTAACATACTCGATGACAACTTTCTGCCCAAGCTGCCGCAGCTTTTCCGCGAGCGTGAGCGTTTGAGGCGCAGGAA ACTTTTGCAAGTGCGCAACTCTAGTCGCATTCGCAACATCGCGGAGTTGAAGGCGCGCCAGGAGGAGGAGCGCCAGCGTCGTGAGCGGGAGAATCTCTACCAGGACCGGCAAAACGCACACTGGTTGGCACcgccgcagcaacagcaacaacagcagcagcaacaacaacagcagcaacaacaacagcagcaacaacagcagcaatcgCAGCAGCGCACACGCAGACG GTCCCAGTCTACATCGACAGCTAGTGGTATTTCAACCTACGCAAGCTCCCTGAGACGAACAACCACAACTAATTCGAGCGAATTTCTGTGCCACAGGGAAACCTTCTGCCTCTCGCCAGAAAACGACgaagacgacgacgacgacgaggccCTCGACGCGGAGCAGCATTCCGATCAGCCGGAGCAACAGCGGCGGCAACAAGAAGAGCAGCCGCCAGAAGAGGAGCAGCGGCAGGAACCAGAGGAATTATTAGCAGTCTCAGCAACTGACGACGATTTTCGCTCTCCAGAAGCCCCGAAATCGCAAACGCCGGCGGAATTGAAGAGCAAGAGTagtcaccaccaccatcatcatcaccacaAGAAGAAAAAGTCGGGCAAGAAGCAGAAGAAGCGACATCATCGTGATAAAGATCGTGAGCGGGACCGcgagcatcatcatcatcatcggcgGCGACACAAGCATGCTTCAGAGGCAGACGAGGGCGAGGACGACAACAATaaccacaacagcaacagcaatagcaacagcaacaccaatagcaccagcagcaacaatagtGTCCAGCCAAAGCGAAGACGTAGTggtcagcagcaacatcagcagcaggcaGAGACTGCCGAGCCCAGCACTTCTCTAAGTCCCGAGGACAAAGAGAACTTTTGCAGGCAGCTACAACTTCTGGACACCAATTCGGCGGCTATTGCAGTAGCCACAAGTATTGCCGATCTCAGTCTGCCCTCGCCGGTGGCACATGAGAGCGAAACCGAGCAGGACGAGCAGGTTGATCAGCCGGCAGTAGTGGAAGCACAGCAACCAGCAGTAACTTCTGCAATGGCGCCAGCGGCGAATGTCAAGTTGCCTGGCAGGCAGACGAACAATTCGCTGAGTTCGCTGACTGGAAACATTTTCATACCGTCGGGAAGCGtccaacaccagcagcagcaatcccAGGAACCGCcgagcagcagtagcagcagccaGAGTGGCACCACCACGACTGCCAGCACTGTGCGCTCCAAGAAGCAGAAGGCCGTGCTCAACAGCAGcgggagcagcagcaccagcaaaaTGGCTGACAAGGCGGATCGCAACTTGAGCAAGACGGAGACGACGGGCAAGTCCAAGAAGTCGGCCGCGGACTCATCGGCGTCATCGTCCTCCAGCAAGGCGGAGCGCATCAGCGGTGCCTACTCGGACAAGAGTGGCGATGA CCATGTAAATAGTAGCAACCGTAgcaccaccaacaacaacagcagccttaacaacaacaacaaccataaGCACGCGTCGCACCACagtcacaacaacaacaacaacaacagcaacagccatTCAACGACGACATCGgctacaacaacagcaacaacgacaACGTCGCAGGGATATCATTATAATTCgaatcataatcataatcagAACCACCACAACTCCCACTCACACCACAcccaccaccatcatcatcatcaccaccatACCACTAATAATCACAGTAACAAACATAAAACCAAATCGCACCACTCCCTtgcccacaacaacaacaacaataatcacaCAACAAACCCAAAAAGCACATCACTACTCCACCCAGTAACCACAAACAACAATTCAACGTACAACTCCTCCAATCATGCGAATATTCTTAGCTTCACCGAAACGGAGGAGGTCCTGCAAATCGGGATGCACAAGGTGCTCGTCTACGTGAAAAACCATCGTGATGCCTGGCCATTTGTGGATCCCGTGGAGGAGGATATAGCCCCGCGCTATTACTCCATCATCAGGAG ACCCATGGACCTGCTGAAAATGGAGGATAAACTGGACAGCGGGGAATATCACAAGTTCAGCGAATTCCGCAACGACTTCCGCTTGATTGTCAACAACTGCAGATTGTACAATGGGCACAATAATG AATACACCGAGATGGTTAACAATCTGCAGGATGCTTTCGAGAAGGCCACCAAAAAGTACTTTGATAATCTCTCCGATGACGAAGATGATGATCCCAATCTGAGCTATCCCGCCGCCGACTCCAAGATGAACGTGTTCCGCGAGAAGTATTTCAGCAAGAAGGCGAAGGAGGAGACGGAGAAGGATGCGCCAGGTAGGCCAGCGAGCAGCGCTGAGGAGGATCTCAGCGAGATCGAGGCGGAGGCACCTCAAAAAGCACAAAAACGCAAGCGTAAGGAGAAAGACAAAAGACGCAAAAAGAAAATCAAGAGTAAGGTGGATGTGGAAACGGATGATGAAGATATGGAGGCCGAAAGGGAACCAACGCCACCACTTCCACCTCCACCGCCAACAAGCAAGAAGAGCAAAACGAGCAAGACAggaaaggaaaaggaaaaagataaggaaaaggaaaaagacaAAGAAAAGGACAAGGAAACTTCTTCATTTAAGCGAGGACGAAAAACTAAGAGCGATAAAGCCGCGTCCAAATCCAGCAAAAAGACCAAAAAGGGGGCCAAGAAGTCTTCGGCCGATTCGGATCCTGAGTCCGATCCGAGCGACAGTCGCGAGAGCGAGGACTACAGCGATGATGACCACATTTCGTTGGCCAAAACTAAATCCCTGGCTAAACCCACAGCTCGCACGATAGCGGCCCAAAAGAAGAAATCTGTTCCCGCTGAATCCAAAGTTAAAATGCCTACTCCAGTCAAGCGACAGGTGAAAGGGAAAGGCAAGGGGGGGCGCAAGGCCAAGGACGATTCCTTGGATAGCGACCAGTCCGATGTGAATGTTAAGAAGCAGCTGCCACCAACGGCAGCGGCCGCTCTTGCCGAATCCGCCGCCGAGCTGGAAGAAGATCCGGATGATCCGCCGCATGATGAAGACGAAGATGAGGATAGCTCTCGGTCGCGAAGCATGTCTCCCTTCAAGGTTGATCTCCACAAGAAATACTCAAAAAGTGCCCTTAACGATGATCTCTCCGAGCTGCTAACCACCGTGAAAAAGGTTCCCACCGCGGAAACCACAAAGCTGAGTGCCCGGCACCAGGATGAGGCGGATGAGGAGCGATCTTCCCGAGAGTCTGACGGCGACTTTAAATCCTTAAGCAACAGCAGGGCCAGCTCCGAAGAGCGTCCGCCGGTGGCAAAGAAAGCAAAGAAGCCAGAAAGCTCGAAAAAggagaaagaaaagaaaggcAGGGATAAGGATCGGGATAGGGACAAGGAAAAAGATAAAGATAAGGACAAGTCCCGCAGCGCAAAGGATAAGAAGACTAAAGACGAATCGCCCGTTCCAGCGGCCGTTGCTGATGTAGCAGCAGTAGTGCAGACCGAACTGGATATGCTGTTGCCTTTCATGGACAAGTACGATGTGATCAAGTATCGACGTAGTCGTGCCGCCTTCAGCAGTTCCAGTGCATCCAACTCATTGGCTCCCTCCGAAGATTCCAAGTCAGCCAGCACGAAAAGCAATAGGGAGAATAAAAAAGCTTCTGCAAGGCGAGAAAAGTCATCTGATGCTGTGGAAAACAAGCGCGGGCGGAAGAGCAAAGACCAAAAGCGATCAAAGGAGTCggaaaaagcggaaaaatCTGATAAAGCTTCGAAGGCCGACACCGAGAAACACTCGGAAAAGTCGAAGAAAAAGGAGGAGCCACAAAAAGTAGTGGAAAAGGCCCCAAGAGAAAAATCTCCGGTGCCGGTATCAGCTTTAGAAACTATTAAGGAAcctcctgctccagctccaatagccaCATCAGCGTCCGGCAAGGTGAAAGAAGCACCAGCTAAAAAGGAACCTAAGAAAAGACCCGACAAACAAATGCCGCCTCCTCCGAAACCGGCCGATAAAGCGAGTGAAAAGGGATCAGGTAAGAAGACATCCAGCAAAAAGGCAGCCCAAAAAGCGGGACAACCGCAGACCAACAATAACACAAATCTCGAAGCATTGGATGTGGAAACAGAACAGACCCTCAAGGACATTAATCGCTGGCTGGAACACACGCCCCGCTTCACGGAGTTCAGTTCGGCCAGCAATTCACCATCCCGATACAATCTTTTGGATGATTTCGACTCGGGAATCGGTAGTAAACTGGATGCGGCCGATTTTCGACGACCAGTAGCATTGGCTGCTCCAAAAGCGGAATTAGTACCAACCAAATTGGCTGAGGCACTCAACGAACTGGTGAGCGAGCCAAAAGAGGCAGTTAGCAAATCGGAATCCGAGTCAGTGGCTCCAACGCCGAGCAGTGTGAGCAGCAGCTGTGGTACTCCTCCGCATTCGATGCACTCTGGGAATTCCATTGGAAGCACATCCGCCACTGCTGCTTCCAGTTCAAATTGCTCCAATAACTCGATGCCCACGCCCCAACCCGTGGCGGTAACTCCCACGCCAACGCCCGCGCCTCCGCCACTTCTTTCGATTCCGAAGCCAAAAGAACACAGCACCACGCAACTGATCCTCAAtccaccaccgccgcctcaCATTAAACAGCAGCTGGCGAAGGAGGCCAAACGCAAGTCCCTGAAAGAAAAGCAGGCGGCTCAAGCTGCACAGGTTCAGCATGTGAAAGCCAAGGCAAATGTTATGAGAACCATCGATAGGCTTCAGCCAGGCAAAGCGAAGGGTAATCTTTTGCAGAATGTAGTCGCCGGAAAATCAACGGAGGAGGGGGGAGATTCTCACGCAGGTGTAAATCCAGTAACCACCAAAGTTAAGGAGCTGAAGAACGCTCTTATCACGGAAACATGCGAGGGAGCACCCAAACTGAGTTTGGGCACGGTTCTAAAGACACAGGACTTTTCGTTGGGCAAATCACTTGAGGAAATGTCCGGAAAAAAGGACGCAAATGAAGATGACCTTCCAAATAAGGAGACCAAACCGGAGAATATTTCAACACCGACAACACCGAGCACAGAGGCGCCAAAACCATTTGAAGCTCTTCACGAACTGAGTAAAAAAGGCAAATCCTCAGAGTCATCGAAATCGGAGGCTAATCAAAAGGAGAAGCCTAATCTCAGTGCCTGGATAAAAGCGTTTGGTGGCCCAAAGGTTAGCAAGAAGTCCGAGGACGAGGAAAAGCAGCAGACGGCTGTCCAAGATCTTCAAGGTGATTCCAAGGTTGCTCCGCCAGCTCACTCGCCGGCTGGGGATAACTTCTCCCTACCAACAGTAATGCGCCAAAGGAAACCAAGCACTGGCAGCACAAACTCAGAGCGAAGTTCCTTTAGCCAGGATCCGGATTCACCAAGAATTGCCATCGATGAGCGTTATGGATCTTATGCGGCTGGTTCTTATACCTCTCCGATCGGGGCGTCACCCATTGGCGCATCCCCCATTATGGTTTCTCCTAAGCCCAATGACGATATGAGTAAACCAGCCTCGCCATATCCTCTAAATGGTGCTATCAAGGTGGGCTTCTACCAGGACACCACGACCAAAAGCAGTCCGGACAAGAGCTGCAGTCCCAGAGAGATGAACTCTCCATATCCCCAGTACTCCCAGCATATTTACTCCTCCGCCTCGTCGCCTAATGTGTCCACTCCGGATATGAGTGGAACGTCTCCTTATGGAGGAGGAAACAGCTACAATCCTTCGGGCTCTGAGGCTTCTAAGACTCCAGCGTATTCTTCCACATCCCCGCTTCCGATCTATGATCAATACAAGCAGCCGCGCTCCCAGGAATCGGACTACAACTCTTCCATGAGTCCGAGCACACCGAACCCACATTCACCTTATCAACAGCCCCAAACTTCTCCGTACACTACCCCGCAGCAGTCGCAATCGACACACCCGTCGCCGTATCATGGCCAGTCCCCGtaccaccagcaacagcactCTCCATATCATCCACCCGCGgctcagcagcaacagcaatccTCACAGCCTTCACATAGTCCGGCAGCCCATCAGCAGGCTCTCAGTCCTATGCACAGTGTGGAATCGCCTGCGTCCTCGGCAGCAACGCAACCGCCCACACCGTTGGCTCAGTCGCCGGCGGAGCAGCAGCACTCGCCGTATCAGCAGCCCGTGCTGTCACCTTATCAGCAACCGCAACAACAGGTACAGCCGCCGGTGGTACCGCCAGTTCAACCATCCGCAGGTGCTCAGGCAACAACAG CTCTGGGCAACAATGGTTATGCTCCCACGCACGATAGCTACCAGCAGcttcagcaacaacagcgatCCTTGTATAACCCCGCCACTTTGATTAATCCTTTGTCGACCGCTGCGTCCTCAACTGCTTCCATAACCAAGCCTAACAATGACTGGAGTCTAAATCGCAGCTTGCTGCCGCCAAGTATTACGAATACTGTAAATCAGgcagcacagcagcagcaacagcagcagcagcaagctggacagttgcaacagcagccacaaaTGCAAGCTGCGCAGCAGCAGTTACAGTCAACacctcagcagcagcagcagcaactacaGGCCACgcctcagcagcagcagttgcaaggatcccagcagcagcagcagcaacagcagcagcaacagttgcagacatctcagcaacagcagcaacaggtgctgggccatcagcagcaacacaaaCCGAAATATCCAACCTATGCGCAATATCAGTCTACTAATGCCGCAGCAAATGCTGCTGCCGCAGCAGACGCCGTGGATAAtttgcagcaacagcagcagcagaaaatcGCACCACCAACTTATGGCAGCGATATGGCCACATTTATGCAGCACCAAATGCAgcaaccgcccaaaactgatACACTAATAAATCCTCTTAAGCGACCTGGAGAGGAAATCGGTATGGATTACAGTGGAAATGCGGCCAATAAAATGCAGAAAAGAGAAGAGCCTccggcgcagcagcaacaacaacagcagcagcagcagccaaccCAAAACCAGACGCAATCCCTGCTTAACAAGCAGCAACAAATGTTTAACAGTTTCCTGGGCTCCATGGCATTCGGCAAACCTATTGGCAACATAGCACCGGACAAAGCATTTGAGATGTATAACCGGGCGGCGGCCATGGGTTTCCCCAAGGACTTCGCAAAGGACAATAGTtgtcagctgcagcagcagcaacagcaacagcagtcgcCCCAGGTGACAACAAACAAGCAACAAGCGAACCAACAAACGCAGCAacaaccgcagcagcagcagtcccAGCAATCGCAGCCACATCTCACTCAGCTTCAGACGGCACTCAGTCAAAACtaccagcaacagcatcagcagcagcaaacgcAGGCGCAAAAATtgccgcagcaacaacaacagcaaccgcCGCAACAACTCAActaccagcaacagcaggcaCAACTTAACCATAACTATACCGCCCAGCAACAGGCAACTGCAGTGCCGGACAAACCTCCTGCAGCTCAGTCCACGGTTGCTGCTGCGGTAAGTGAATCGAGCACCAACATGATGAACCTGCCCTCTACGGCGCACCAGCATCATCTAAGCCAGACGCATCACCTGGCCGCCTACAACAAGCCAACGCCACCGCCTCCGCAAACCTACAGCAATCCCTTGATGCAATCGATGTTGGGCTATGCCGGAAACTATTTCGACAAGGCCATGCCGCCGGCAGCCCATATGTACAGCGCTTCGAGCTCAGCTGCTTCGGCTTATGGGAATCCGGCGCAGCAACTGCCGGGTAATTATGTACCCGGCAACAACAATCCCGctcaccagcaacagcagcagccccaacaacaacagcagcagcaagctCCTGTTGTTCCGCCGGCAGAAGTCAAAGCTCCAGCGAAAAGGGGACGAAAAAAGAAGGCAGCAACAATTGCGGCAGAAGCTGCGGCTGCAgctgcaaagcagcagcaacaacaacaacagcagcagcaacaacaagcgcaacagcagcaacaggtggccgctcagcagcagcatcagcagcaacaagtctctgcccagcagcagcagcaacaacatcaacagGTGGCcgcccaacagcagcagcaccaagcCATGCCGCAGTACAATATGCCGCAATCAATGGCTTCCGCGGCCGCAGCCACCAATAATCAACTTCAGGCGCATGCGCAGGCGCTGCAGCAAGGCTTCCAATTGTATGCGGGCCTGAAATCAGGAGGTGTATCCTCGCCCGTGGGCGGTTCAGCAGCAACGCCCGTAAACAGTGGTTCCACCACCAATCAGACAGCGGCCGATGCGGCAGCCATTTCCTTGAAAACATCGACAGGTGGAATGGTGCCCGGAAGTGCCTTCAACTTTGCGCCAACTCCAGGAACGCTGGGCTTGTACGGAGACCAGGCCGCAGCAGCTAGTAGCTATTTGGATCAATTCAGAGATGCACCCAATCACTACTACATGCCTCCGGCGCCGGCACACAGTGGCGCAGCAGCGAATCCGACTGGAAATGCCGCGGACAAAGGTCAAAACCCATTGAACACGGCAGCCGGATCGTATCCCTTCCTGGCGGCGGCACATCCATCCTCGCGAGCAgcggctgctgcagctgcttaTCCCTTTGCGGATCCCAACTCGCAGTTGTACCAGCAGTATCTAAGGCGCGATGACTTCCACACGCGGATGATCTTCAACCAGAGTCTGCTGGGCGGaccagcagcggcggcggcagcagccgGATATGGTCaaccgccgccgcctccatcCGCCTATCAACGCGCTGCACTGGGCATGCCCAAGCCGTATGACATTAACCGGCAGTCATGGTTTTAG